One window of the Acidimicrobiales bacterium genome contains the following:
- a CDS encoding DUF2269 family protein: MTRATVVVLHVLSAVVGFGAIFVTGVYAGLARRRSSEVVRRYFRPGPNWAARGVYLVPVLGVVLVETSHGADRFTQLWVWVSLLLWVLAAALAQAVAWPAEARIQKLVVESPPPGTGARQVELDRVCRRVERAAVAIDLVFVATLVLMLAKPGSGG, from the coding sequence GTGACGCGGGCCACTGTGGTTGTGCTTCACGTGCTGAGCGCCGTGGTCGGCTTCGGGGCCATCTTCGTCACTGGCGTGTACGCCGGACTGGCTCGCCGTCGCTCCAGCGAGGTGGTGCGGCGCTACTTCCGCCCGGGCCCGAACTGGGCGGCGCGCGGCGTGTACCTCGTGCCCGTGCTGGGGGTCGTGCTCGTGGAGACCAGCCACGGTGCAGACCGCTTCACTCAGCTCTGGGTGTGGGTCTCGTTGCTGCTGTGGGTGCTCGCCGCCGCGCTGGCCCAGGCCGTGGCGTGGCCCGCCGAGGCCCGCATCCAGAAGCTCGTCGTCGAGTCACCTCCGCCCGGGACTGGAGCCCGCCAGGTCGAGCTCGACCGGGTCTGCCGCCGGGTCGAGCGGGCCGCGGTGGCCATCGATCTCGTCTTCGTGGCGACGCTGGTGCTGATGCTCGCCAAGCCCGGAAGCGGAGGTTGA
- the glgB gene encoding 1,4-alpha-glucan branching protein GlgB has product MTMVTETGGPAGPPSELDRLLNGEHADPHRLLGPHGSTILALRPDASAVRLVLHDGRTVDMTRLRPGGLFLADLRDMDGYVIEADFEGGATVRYDDPYRFWPTLGEMDLHLLGEGHHHRLWEVLGARRREHQGVWGTAFAVWAPAARSVRLVGDFNGWDGRVHPMRSLGSSGVWELFVPGVEAGSRYKYEILTADRQLRLKADPMARQAEVPPATDSVVPDPQPYAWSDSKWMETRGALGWLDRPLLIYEMHAGSWRRGPDEEPLSYLDLAAELPRYVRDMGFTHVELMPLAEHPFGGSWGYQVSSYYAPTGRYGSPDGLKALVDALHGADIGVVVDWVPAHFPRDDWALARFDGSAVYEHDDPRRGSHPDWGTLVFNLGRNEVRNFLVANALYWLEEFHVDGLRVDAVASMLYLDYSRREGEWVPNVFGGREDLEAVSFLKEMNEVVHRTHPGVTTIAEESTAWPGVSRPTYVGGLGFGLKWNMGWMHDTLDYFAKEPVHRRYHHDQLTFGLVYAFSENFVLPLSHDEVVHGKGSLLRKMPGDRWQQLANLRALLAWMWAHPGKQLLFMGGELAQEREWSHDTSLDWQALDDAGHRGVQDLVRAINRTYVELPALWKQDFSSEGFRWIDASDVDSNVLSFVRLPGGDPANASAAVVCVANLSPIPRHGYRVGLPLGGEWREAVNTDATQFGGSGVGNGGSVLASDTSWHGLDHSAELNLPPLGVLWLSAPVSEPGR; this is encoded by the coding sequence ATGACCATGGTCACCGAAACGGGCGGACCGGCAGGCCCACCCAGCGAGCTCGATCGCCTCCTCAACGGTGAGCACGCCGATCCTCACCGGCTCCTCGGACCGCACGGGTCCACGATCCTGGCCCTGCGGCCGGACGCCTCGGCCGTCCGGCTGGTGCTGCACGACGGCCGAACGGTCGACATGACCAGACTCCGTCCTGGTGGGCTGTTCCTCGCCGATCTCCGCGACATGGACGGGTACGTGATCGAGGCCGACTTCGAGGGTGGCGCGACGGTGCGCTACGACGATCCGTACCGGTTCTGGCCGACGCTCGGGGAGATGGACCTCCACCTCCTCGGGGAGGGGCACCATCACCGGCTGTGGGAGGTGCTCGGCGCCCGCCGCCGCGAGCACCAGGGCGTCTGGGGTACGGCCTTCGCCGTGTGGGCCCCCGCCGCCCGGTCGGTGCGCCTGGTCGGCGACTTCAACGGCTGGGACGGTCGGGTCCACCCCATGCGCTCGCTCGGGTCGTCCGGTGTGTGGGAGCTGTTCGTCCCTGGCGTCGAGGCCGGATCGCGCTACAAGTACGAGATCCTTACGGCCGATCGACAGCTGCGGCTCAAGGCTGATCCGATGGCCAGGCAGGCCGAGGTCCCCCCCGCCACCGACAGCGTGGTCCCGGATCCACAGCCCTACGCGTGGTCCGACAGCAAGTGGATGGAGACACGCGGGGCGTTGGGCTGGCTCGACCGACCGCTCCTGATCTACGAGATGCACGCCGGCTCGTGGCGACGCGGGCCCGACGAGGAGCCCCTGAGCTACCTCGATCTGGCCGCCGAGCTCCCCCGCTACGTGCGCGACATGGGCTTCACCCACGTCGAGCTCATGCCCCTGGCCGAGCACCCCTTCGGAGGGTCGTGGGGCTACCAGGTCTCCTCGTACTACGCCCCGACCGGCCGCTACGGCAGCCCGGACGGGCTCAAGGCGCTCGTCGACGCCCTCCACGGCGCCGACATCGGGGTGGTCGTCGACTGGGTCCCGGCCCACTTCCCCCGCGACGACTGGGCCCTGGCCCGCTTCGACGGCAGCGCGGTGTACGAGCACGACGACCCTCGCCGCGGGAGCCATCCCGACTGGGGCACCCTCGTGTTCAACCTCGGACGCAACGAGGTCCGCAACTTCCTGGTCGCCAACGCCCTTTACTGGCTCGAGGAGTTCCATGTCGACGGGCTGCGCGTGGATGCCGTGGCCTCGATGCTCTACCTGGACTACTCGCGGCGAGAGGGCGAGTGGGTCCCCAATGTCTTCGGGGGACGCGAGGACCTCGAGGCGGTCAGCTTCCTCAAGGAGATGAACGAGGTCGTCCACCGTACCCACCCGGGCGTGACGACCATCGCCGAGGAGTCGACCGCCTGGCCGGGCGTGTCCCGCCCGACCTATGTAGGAGGGCTGGGCTTCGGCCTCAAGTGGAACATGGGTTGGATGCACGACACCCTCGACTACTTCGCCAAGGAGCCCGTCCACCGTCGGTATCACCATGACCAGCTGACCTTCGGGCTCGTGTACGCGTTCAGCGAGAACTTCGTCCTGCCCCTCTCCCACGACGAGGTGGTGCACGGCAAGGGCTCGCTGCTTCGGAAGATGCCAGGCGACCGCTGGCAGCAGCTGGCCAACCTTCGCGCCCTGCTGGCCTGGATGTGGGCCCATCCGGGCAAGCAGCTGCTGTTCATGGGAGGCGAGCTGGCCCAGGAGCGGGAGTGGTCACACGACACCAGCCTCGACTGGCAAGCGCTCGACGACGCCGGTCACCGTGGGGTGCAGGACCTGGTCCGGGCGATCAACCGGACCTACGTCGAGCTCCCCGCCCTGTGGAAGCAGGACTTCAGCAGTGAGGGGTTCCGCTGGATCGATGCCAGCGACGTGGACAGCAACGTGCTGTCGTTCGTCCGTCTACCGGGCGGCGACCCCGCGAACGCCAGCGCGGCGGTCGTCTGCGTGGCCAACCTCTCCCCGATCCCTCGTCACGGCTACCGCGTCGGCCTGCCGCTCGGGGGGGAGTGGCGCGAGGCGGTCAACACCGACGCCACGCAGTTCGGCGGCAGCGGGGTGGGCAACGGTGGGAGCGTGCTGGCCAGCGACACCAGCTGGCACGGCCTCGACCACTCGGCGGAGCTGAACCTGCCTCCGCTCGGCGTCCTGTGGCTGTCCGCTCCGGTCAGCGAGCCGGGACGGTGA
- the mnmA gene encoding tRNA 2-thiouridine(34) synthase MnmA, translated as MRVLVAMSGGVDSSVAAALLVEAGHDVVGATMKLWGGPSDAGCCSVDDVEDARRVAAQVGIVHRVFNFSDDFEARVVDHYVAAHAAGATPNPCIECNRHLKFRRFLDRAVKLGFDAVATGHHARVVAERGRWRLRRGADRTKDQSYVLSVLGQDQLARTLLPVGDLTKADVRARASELGLRTAAKPDSQEVCFISAGGGRAAFLGERLPLHAGRVINADSGAEVGSVDAVELVTIGQRRGLGGGGGGDGSRRYVVSVDHATSTVVVGSHADLLTEGTALRDLTWVDRAVSAGTEVRAQVSAHGRAVPATFEGDRLRWSAPQRRVAPGQTVAFYDGDAVVGAGLAA; from the coding sequence GTGCGGGTGTTGGTGGCGATGTCGGGCGGGGTCGACTCGTCGGTGGCGGCGGCGCTGCTGGTCGAGGCGGGACACGACGTGGTGGGCGCCACCATGAAGCTCTGGGGCGGGCCCAGCGACGCGGGGTGCTGCTCGGTGGACGACGTCGAGGACGCCCGCCGCGTCGCGGCCCAGGTCGGGATCGTGCATCGGGTCTTCAACTTCAGCGACGACTTCGAGGCCCGGGTGGTGGATCACTATGTGGCCGCCCACGCCGCGGGAGCCACGCCCAACCCCTGCATCGAGTGCAACCGGCACCTCAAGTTCCGTCGCTTCCTCGACCGCGCCGTCAAGTTGGGCTTCGACGCCGTGGCCACTGGTCACCACGCGCGCGTCGTCGCCGAGCGGGGACGGTGGCGGCTGCGTCGCGGCGCCGACCGGACGAAGGACCAGTCCTACGTCCTGTCGGTGCTGGGCCAGGACCAGCTGGCGCGCACCCTGCTGCCGGTGGGTGACCTGACCAAGGCCGACGTGCGCGCCCGGGCGTCCGAGCTCGGGCTGCGGACGGCGGCCAAGCCCGACAGCCAGGAGGTGTGCTTCATCTCCGCCGGTGGCGGCAGGGCCGCGTTCCTGGGCGAGCGGTTGCCGCTGCATGCCGGTCGGGTGATCAATGCCGACTCGGGCGCCGAGGTCGGATCGGTCGACGCCGTGGAGCTGGTGACGATCGGCCAGCGTCGGGGCCTGGGTGGGGGCGGCGGGGGCGACGGCAGCCGCCGCTATGTGGTCAGTGTCGACCACGCAACCTCCACGGTCGTGGTCGGGTCCCACGCCGACCTGCTGACCGAGGGCACGGCGCTGCGCGACCTGACCTGGGTCGACCGCGCCGTGAGCGCGGGCACTGAGGTGCGAGCCCAGGTCAGCGCCCACGGTCGAGCCGTTCCCGCCACATTCGAGGGAGACCGGCTCAGGTGGTCCGCGCCGCAGCGTCGGGTGGCGCCCGGTCAGACGGTCGCCTTCTATGACGGTGACGCGGTGGTGGGCGCGGGGCTGGCGGCGTAG
- a CDS encoding cysteine desulfurase family protein, with protein sequence MAAYFDHAATTPMRPEAVAAMLPFLTERFGNPSGVHAIARAARTAMDDARESVAADLGAEPGQVVFTGSGTEADNLALVGVQRRRAGTVVCTAVEHHAVLETCRALGGRVVPVRPDGQVDLDALADALDPTVSVVSIMLANNEVGTVQPLADALSLVRERAPDALFHTDAVQAVPWLDVADLAGEADLVAVSAHKFGGPKGVGALVVRHGAALDPIIHGGGQERDRRSGTHNVAGIVAMAAALRVTVATRPEVVTSVGRLRDRLADGLRVAVPGALETGPRQGKVAGNCHLRFPGVESEALLVLLDEAGVCASAGSACASGAMEPSHVLVAMGLSADEANSSVRLSLGAGSIGEDVDLALEVVPKAVADLRG encoded by the coding sequence ATGGCCGCCTACTTCGATCACGCTGCCACAACGCCCATGCGGCCCGAAGCCGTCGCCGCCATGCTGCCCTTCCTGACCGAGCGGTTCGGCAACCCCTCGGGCGTGCACGCCATCGCCCGTGCGGCGCGGACGGCGATGGACGATGCCCGCGAGTCGGTCGCCGCCGACCTCGGAGCCGAGCCCGGTCAGGTCGTGTTCACCGGCAGCGGCACCGAGGCGGACAACCTGGCCCTCGTCGGAGTCCAGCGTCGCCGCGCCGGCACCGTCGTCTGCACCGCAGTCGAGCATCACGCCGTGCTCGAGACCTGCCGGGCGCTCGGGGGACGGGTGGTGCCGGTCCGTCCCGACGGGCAGGTCGACCTGGACGCGCTGGCGGACGCCCTCGATCCCACGGTCTCGGTCGTCTCGATCATGCTCGCCAACAACGAGGTGGGCACCGTGCAACCGCTGGCGGACGCGCTGTCGCTGGTGCGGGAGCGGGCTCCCGACGCCCTGTTCCACACCGACGCCGTACAGGCCGTCCCGTGGTTGGACGTCGCGGACCTGGCGGGCGAGGCCGACCTGGTCGCCGTGAGCGCCCACAAGTTCGGCGGACCCAAGGGCGTCGGCGCCCTGGTCGTGCGGCATGGCGCGGCGCTCGACCCGATCATCCATGGCGGCGGTCAGGAGCGCGACCGTCGCAGCGGCACCCACAACGTGGCCGGCATCGTGGCGATGGCCGCGGCCCTGCGGGTGACGGTGGCGACGCGGCCCGAGGTCGTCACGTCCGTGGGTCGGCTGCGCGACCGCCTGGCCGACGGGCTGCGGGTCGCTGTTCCCGGCGCCCTCGAGACGGGCCCGCGACAGGGCAAGGTCGCCGGCAACTGTCACCTCCGCTTCCCGGGGGTCGAGAGTGAGGCGCTCCTCGTGCTGCTCGACGAGGCGGGGGTCTGTGCCTCGGCCGGCTCGGCCTGTGCCAGCGGCGCCATGGAGCCCAGCCACGTGCTGGTGGCCATGGGCCTGAGCGCCGACGAGGCCAACTCCAGCGTGCGACTGTCCCTCGGTGCCGGCTCGATCGGGGAGGACGTGGACCTCGCCCTCGAGGTCGTCCCCAAGGCTGTCGCCGACCTGCGAGGCTGA
- a CDS encoding DUF4921 family protein: MSQLRLDPMTGRWVSISGGRFDRPAAFSPRALSVEADTSRPCPFCPGHEEATPPALETYGSTGTWLVRVVPNLYPAFDGDAPMVVSHLGPTFTQAPASGIHEVLVFSPQHDAALADLNDAQTSLVMAAIRDRIEEHANTPGLRYSQAIVNSGREAGASIEHPHGQLLGMSFVPRELVDELAGFARFAGNCLLCTALNAEEEARYRLVLADERVVVFCPFWSGVPFEMLVVPRTHGPHLHRSSPPDLAAAGQALRAAVAQLRDRLGDVAYNVAFHSAPYRLSGTYHWHIHVWPKLTTLAGFELGTGVFINVVSPELAAEELRLTVPAR; the protein is encoded by the coding sequence ATGAGTCAGCTGCGCCTCGATCCGATGACCGGACGATGGGTGTCGATCAGCGGTGGCCGGTTCGACCGGCCAGCCGCCTTCTCGCCACGCGCCCTGTCGGTCGAGGCCGACACCTCCCGACCGTGCCCGTTCTGCCCCGGGCACGAGGAAGCCACGCCTCCGGCCCTCGAGACCTACGGCTCGACGGGAACCTGGTTGGTGCGGGTCGTTCCGAACCTCTACCCCGCCTTCGACGGCGACGCGCCCATGGTCGTGAGCCACCTCGGGCCAACCTTCACCCAGGCACCCGCCAGCGGGATCCACGAGGTGCTCGTGTTCTCGCCCCAGCACGACGCCGCCCTGGCGGACCTCAACGACGCGCAGACGAGTCTGGTGATGGCCGCCATCCGCGACCGGATCGAGGAGCACGCCAACACTCCGGGCCTCCGCTACAGCCAGGCCATCGTCAACTCCGGCCGTGAGGCAGGGGCTTCGATCGAGCACCCTCACGGCCAGCTGCTCGGGATGTCGTTCGTCCCCCGGGAGCTGGTCGACGAGCTGGCCGGGTTCGCCCGCTTCGCCGGCAACTGCTTGCTGTGCACGGCGCTCAACGCCGAGGAGGAGGCCCGCTACCGGTTGGTGCTGGCCGACGAGCGCGTCGTCGTCTTCTGTCCGTTCTGGAGCGGGGTCCCCTTCGAGATGCTCGTGGTACCCCGGACCCATGGCCCACACCTCCACCGCAGCTCTCCCCCCGACCTGGCCGCCGCCGGCCAAGCGCTACGCGCCGCCGTCGCCCAGCTGCGGGACCGGCTCGGGGACGTCGCCTACAACGTCGCCTTCCACTCGGCGCCGTACCGGCTGTCGGGCACTTACCACTGGCACATCCACGTGTGGCCGAAGCTCACCACCCTCGCCGGCTTCGAGCTGGGCACGGGCGTGTTCATCAATGTCGTCTCCCCCGAGCTGGCGGCCGAGGAGCTGCGCCTCACCGTCCCGGCTCGCTGA